The Lepeophtheirus salmonis chromosome 1, UVic_Lsal_1.4, whole genome shotgun sequence genome has a segment encoding these proteins:
- the SCCRO3 gene encoding DCN1-like protein 3 yields MMGNILCGEGGGGGRCFCCYEGHKRQRRSSYGGKSKKEVKTFTDLISVSECVNGESPSSGSGASGGVGDEKEEPRQETPLEERRALTPLKIVSESDISALFDIYHDSENLILSEGVQKLCADLELQPEEFRILILAWKCKAERMCRLTRLEFIEGLKSLGADDVASLKRHLTACSVRVNEVQESSSNFSYNASFRDLYRFTYKFGLEPGQRILPTEMATSLWQLVFSQRTSSQSLNIILPKWFHFLKIHPFIRGISKDTWNMFLNFLEIVGSDLSSYDDTEAWPSLLDDFVEFENDKLNQNIVDIKDANNDKYSVSST; encoded by the exons ATGATGGGTAATATCCTGTGTGGTGAAGGCGGAGGCGGAGGCCGTTGCTTTTGCTGCTATGAAGGTCATAAACGACAGAGGAGGTCCAGTTATGGAGGGAAGAGTAAGAAGGAGGTGAAGACCTTCACGGATTTGATTTCCG TTTCCGAGTGTGTGAATGGAGAGAGCCCGAGTAGTGGAAGTGGAGCGTCGGGAGGCGTCGGAGATGAGAAGGAGGAGCCCAGACAGGAGACTCCTCTTGAAGAGAGAAGAGCTCTCACTCCCCTCAAAATAGTGTCTGAATCGGATATCTCTGCCTTATTCGATATTTACCATGATTCAGAGAACCTCATTCTTTCAGAGGGTGTTCAGAAGCTATGTGCGGATCTTGAGCTTCAGCCAGAGGAGTTTCGTATTCTCATTTTAGCATGGAAATGCAAGGCCGAAAGGATGTGTCGACTCACTCGCTTAGAATTTATTGAGGGCCTCAAAAGTCTAGGAGCAGATGATGTGGCTTCCTTAAAAAGGCATCTAACAGCGTGTTCAGTCAGGGTCAATGAGGTTCAAGAATCTTCCTCAAACTTTTCCTATAATGCTTCATTCAGAGACTTGTACCGTTTTACATACAAATTTGGCTTAGAGCCTGGTCAACGCATTTTACCCACGGAAATGGCCACTAGTCTATGGCAACTCGTATTTAGTCAAAGAACATCATCACAGTCGCTAAATATTATTCTCCCCAAGTGGTTTCATTTCTTGAAAATTCATCCGTTTATTAGAGGAATCTCCAAAGATACTTGgaatatgtttttaaactttttagaaattgttGGCTCGGATTTGTCTTCGTATGACGATACTGAGGCATGGCCAAGTCTCTTAGATGACTTTGTGGAATTTGAGAATGACaaactaaatcaaaatattgttgatattaAAGATGCGAATAATGACAAATACAGTGTGTCTTCAACCTAA